DNA sequence from the Thermodesulfitimonas autotrophica genome:
CTTGCAAATGTCGAATGTTATCAAGATAGGTCGAAAGTCCTATCGAAAATGGGACCTATAGGCCCCCACAAAATGAGGCGGCTGTTCGATGGCGGTGCTCTGGGATCGGAGTTACGATTAAGCTGGCGGCAAGTCCAGAGGAGGGGAGGCGCGGGTGAGGGAGCTGCTATGGCGGCTGGTCCGGGAGGAGGATGGGCAAGGGCTGGCGGAATACGCGTTAATCTTCGTGCTGGTAGTAGTGGTAGCGATAGT
Encoded proteins:
- a CDS encoding Flp family type IVb pilin, which gives rise to MRELLWRLVREEDGQGLAEYALIFVLVVVVAIVGLVVLGTKVRDKYYHVSNNM